Sequence from the Ostrea edulis chromosome 8, xbOstEdul1.1, whole genome shotgun sequence genome:
CACTGAGCAAATGCCAAAAGGAACAATGCAGCTTTTGCCAATTATGTAATGTTGTAGAAAATTCAAAGCATTTACTCTTTGAGTGCAAAAATGTACAATATGTTTGGAACACTGTAgggaaatatttcaatttcaagattACATGGAAATTAATTGTTCTAGGTTTTTATCtacaagaaaacaatacaacaaACAGCTACAACAATGTGATATCttttattgttatgaaaatacataaatttaaaatgaaatgtagatttGAAAATTGTGAAGAAAGTATTCATGGTCTCATGGTGTATATTAAGAAACAGTTATTTTATGAGTTCTATGCATGtgaaaaaatcaaagcaaattacatgtatttctataaaATACTAAAGGATATTGCTTAAAAGATATaatgtataataaatatatatatttttgtctgCATTGTAATAAGTTGTCCTTCAAGATAAACAGGTCGGGGGCACAAACTTGGACTCTGAATTATGTGACCCCTgactacatatataatataatattgtacaatattcttattattatctttttacTTCTGaaattgtatgtatatgaaTTACATGAACTAAATGCCTTTCTTTCTAATCGAGGGGGTCCCTGGCACCCAAGGTGGAGACTACTTAGCGGATATCTTCGGATATTTTACCCCAAAACTAGAATTATGTACTTACGTAATAAAATCAATGTCAACTGtgaaaaagcaaaacaaaacaaaacgtCAACACCACAGTCAACAGGAGACCAGACAAAATGGACATCAACACCACAGTCAGCAGGAGACCAGACAAACTGGACATCAACATGACAGTCAGCAGGAGACCAGACAAACTGGACATCAACATGACAGTCAGCAGGAGACCGGATAAACTGGACATCAACATGACAGTCAGCAGGAGACCAGACAAACTGGACATCAACATGACAGTATAAGCAGGAGACCGGATAAACTGGACATCAACACGGCAGTTAGCAGGAGACCGGATAAACTGGACATCAACATGACAGTCAATAGGAGACCAAACAAACTGGACATCAACATGACAGTAAGCAGGAGACCGGATAAACTGGACATCAACATGACTGTCAGCAGGAGACCGGACAAACTGGACATCAACACCAGTCAACAGGAGACCGGATAAACTGGACATCAACACGGTAGTCAGCAGGAGACCGGACAAACTGGATATCAACACCAGTCAACAGGAGACCGGATAAACTGGACATCAACACGGTAGTCAGCAGGAGACCGGACAAACTGGACATCAACATGACAGTAAGCAGGAGACCGGATAAACTGGACATCAACATGACAGTCAGCAGGAGACCGGATAAACTGGACATCAACATGACAGTCAGCAGGAGACCAGACAAACTGGACATCAACATGACAGTATAAGCAGGAGACCGGATAAACTGGACATCAACACGGCAGTTAGCAGGAGACCGGATAAACTGGACATCAACATGACAGTCAATAGGAGACCAAACAAACTGGACATCAACATGACAGTAAGCAGGAGACCGGATAAACTGGACATCAACATGACTGTCAGCAGGAGACCGGACAAACTGGACATCAACGGATCCCAGCTAAAGCAAGCCAGTGAATTTAAATACCTGGGCAGCATTTTCACAGAAAACGGCAAACTAGATCGAGAAATAGAGACAATATGCCAGAAAGCTAATGCTATCA
This genomic interval carries:
- the LOC130049797 gene encoding uncharacterized protein LOC130049797, giving the protein MDINTTVSRRPDKLDINMTVSRRPDKLDINMTVSRRPDKLDINMTVSRRPDKLDINMTSAGDRTNWISTPVNRRPDKLDINTVVSRRPDKLDINMTVSRRPDKLDINMTVSRRPDKLDINMTVSRRPDKLDINMTV